The DNA window AAAGCCGGGGGAACACACTAGAGCCAGAGCTAGTAATTAGTATGGTCGTTGGGTTGAAAACCCAAACAGAACCAGGAACAGAAACAACTCGAGTATTCTCTTTTCCTGATGAATACAATGGacagaacagaacaaaagtggaggaagagagagagatccAAGGATCGGGTGCAAGGGTGGGGGGGTTCTGCCTCTGGTGCTGCTTCTGAGAGACAAGGATATGCCGGTCGGTTGACAACGTTTGTGGTTAGTATACGACAAGGCTCTTGGAGTTGACGGTGGTAGACGCTAGCTGTTTCCTGACAAGGGATTGGCTACCTTATTAGTGCGcaaggtacggagtaggtagAGAAGAAGGTgccaaagttgaagttgaagttgaagttgaagttaaGAAGTTGGAAGATTTGGATACGTATTACACCTACCCAGTACACAATAGAGGAGGCAGCGATGAGGCGGGCTCGTTGTCCACTCATATACAGTGCAGCAACAATACAGCACTCACACTTCAACCTGCTTTCAGATCAAATCCAAATATACAAACGTACATACTACATGACAGCCGTAACCCCATGCTTtatgaccttcttgagcttggcaaTACTGGCTGGTAACGGAAGGCCGTGGCAACCCTGTGAAGTATCTCCGTATCCCTAACTCAAAGAGAACATAAATCATGAAACGTTGTATCCCTCTGACGGCCGTTTTTCCATTACTGTCCGTTTATGCGATTCGACGGTCAAGGTGGAGGTTTATCCATTCCTCAGCTCCCGGCACTGTAAGCGTACCTGGCCCTTTAACCCGCCGCATATATCCTAAACACGGACTCCTCACTCCATGCATGTTTCTGCACCTGCTCTCGGATTGATGTTGCTCCGGTGAGCTTGGCTGCTTGGCTCTGCTTGTCAAACGGCCTCGGCTACTGGGGGTTGGAAGAGGCAGGCCTGGGCCATGAGCCTCTGTGCACTATTGAAAGGTCCACggtatacctaggtacctatgtGTGTAGGTAGGTGTTTCTCAACTGGTTGACATGGGCagtaggtatgtatgtagtAGTATCTGTACGACCTCATCTCACAAGAAGGCGCGGATTAGGTATTCTCATCAGTAGTGTCACCCCATGGAAGTACTCAGAAGCACCACGGCAAGTTCCAGTCCAATCTAGGCTCTTAGAAGCAATGAGCAACACAGAAAGTTGATCTCTTCGGGGTGCTAAGAGTTTCCCCCTCAGGGAACCTGGCTCGTGGTCCATCATCCCACGGCGGTGGAGCAATGCAACAGCAGGGGATGCACAGTTGGTTCAGGGTTCACAATCCAGACAAAGACTTAAACCTGATTCAGATAAGCGTCCATGCGGGTCTTTTCATGAGTCGATGTTTACTGTGAGCCGGATACCTTGTGCCTCTGTCTAACAGAAATCCAATCCTGTTATCGCAtgccaagacaagacaatACGACAATAGGGAATTCGTGTTAAGCATAATTGCTTGTCACTCATGTATCGGCATTGCTTTTACTCAAAAGAGCGAAGACTCTTTGACCACGGCTACCCGCGTCTTCCTTGTGTCATGGGTGTACCTAAGTTACATATCTCCACATCGTcggagagaaaaaagaaaacggTCGATGAAGCGCAACAATCTGGACAAGTTGGCTTTTACTAAATTATTTACAGGCGGAATTGGGAACTGATACGACAAGGATGACCTCGCCGTTGTCATATGGATGTACAGATAAACTTGTTCCTACTGCAACTCACTTATCAATCGTCGACTCATCAAATTCTAGTCATTGCCTGTCTGCTACGGAGCCAGTAAGGTCTCACATCTTGAAGCGGCCCGTCCCCTTTACCCTCTGACCCAAGCTCCAAGTTAACAGGTTAGAGGCAATTAATCAAAGCCCTCCCGCCCCGACAAACTCTTTAGTGCAACCCAAATGTCAGTAATTCCAATTGGAAACTCTTCCAGCTCTCCGCATAGTTCATAGTCTAGTACATGGTTGCCTATCAACATTTCGGCAGTTACAAAAAATAGTATGTATGATGCAAAAACACACCATCACATACTAAAAACCCTCACACCCCGGATAGCCTTTCCCTTGTCCCTTATCCGGCAGGTCGGTTCACATTGGGCATCGACAAAAAAATGTCAAACCCTCCCCAGTCTAGGATCGTCCCGCCGTGATCCCATTCGCTGGAGACTCCGTAGAATGAAAGAACTTCAACACGTATCACACAAACTGTTGCCTCTTGTTATGCGCTGTCAGAGTTTCCCGGGACGCATTAGACTGTCGGCCCGGCGCCGCGGAGTTTAGCCTCTCCCCGACCCGCTGGTTTGGACTTGGTGTCTGCCCCGAGAGTGCGTTTGCGTTTGCGTCTGTGTCTATGTCTGTGTGCTGGCGTTGTCTCTGCATTTGCATATGATACCGGGCCTTTGGGAAGAGAACCCCTGGATTTTGGCTTGATTTTTTCCCTTTTGCCCGCCCCAGTTAGTGATGCATCATGCAGGAGAACGCGTCATTAACTGTGGTCATTGGATATGCATTGTTGCATTCTGTCCTGATTGTGTTCCTGCAGTTACAGGGGGGCTTATTGGTTACTCAGAGAGCTTAGTTAGATGATCCAGAGTTGAGTTGTTCTCAAAGCTGATGATAGATAGCCAATGCCATAGCGTCTAGCTTGACTTACAGAAAAGCCAGCGATAGTTGTTGCGGTCATCTTGATTGCTATGTGGTCTAACGCAATCCCCGGTAAGTTAGGTATGTATTCAAGATTCTTTTGATCTAGGTTGAAGTTGCAGCCCCGGCTTTCGGACTTCGTCTCGTCATCAGCCCCCTCATACGTGGTATCAATGTCTTTCATCTTCTATCTGTTCTATTTGTCAAAATACATCTTGGGGAgaaacaaaaaaagaaaagaaaaaaaaggccCGCAAAAAGAATGGCTGTTCGTTACGCGGTAATTTGATAACCGCCGCCGTTATTTTGATGTAGCCCACTTGTATCCTCACCGTTCTGTTGTGTTGATCGACAACCACCACTCATATCATCATTTTTGTGCTGTTCCGGCAGCTTGCCCTGTCGTATATCTTGGGACTCAAGTGGTTCATCGCGCATTGATCGCGCATCATCCGGAACCATCTCGCCATCGCTCACGGTAGGAAACGGCGTGAGAACATGGCTGATGTCTCCCCACCAGGTCTCTCCGAATTGCGTGAACCAATCGACTGTGATCTTGAGGCCTTCATCAATCGACACTTTCTGCTCCCAACCAAGCCTCTTTAGCTTGGTGCCATCAACTGCATACCGACGGTCGTTGAAGGGTCTGTCCCGAGTGTACTTGATCCACTTGCGGAGCTGCTCCGGGGTATCGTGTGGTATCCTCATTCGGTCGAGCAGCATCCCGCAGAGCTCTAGATTGGATACTTCATCATGTGAACCGACGTTGTAAATCTGGCCAATTTGACCTTTGTGGAGAATCGTGTCAAACGCATCAGCTGCGTCGCCAGCGTAGAGATATCGCCGGGTAGGCGTGCCGTCTCCGTGCAGAACCAGTGGCCGCTGACGGTTAAGAAGACATGTAAACTTGGGGATGATTTCTAGTCACGGTCGGTTAGAATCTTGAACATGCATCACGCGGTAGGCTGCTTTCCGACTCACTCTCCGGATACTGATGAGGACCGTATACGTTGTTACTCCGCACAATGATGGCAGGTAATTTGAAACTCTTCTGGTAAGACTGCACTAACATCTCAGCTGCCGCTTTGCTGGCGGCATATGGATTTGTAGGAGCCAATATGCTCGTCTCGAGAaggtcgtcgtcgtcttctttaACTTCACCGTAAACTTCATCAGTCGACACATGAATGAAGCGGCCAATGCCAACCTTCTTGGCGCTTTCAAGGAGAACATGAGTTCCGTAGACGTTTGTGTGTGTGAAGCCATAAGAGTTGCCAAAGCTCAAGTCCACATGTGACTGGGCGGCAAAGTGTAGAACTGTATCAATATTGTATCGCTCCATACAGTCAACAACCTCGGCTGGATTGGTGATATCGCCATGATAGAAGGTAAAGTTGGAGGATTCACTTAGGACGCCTGTGTTGTTGAGAGCAGCGCAGTAGTCTAGCTTGTCGAATGAGACAATATTATAGGCATGTGGATAAGTCAAAGTGAGATGGCGGACGACCCAGCAAGCGCTTGAAAATGGGCTGTCAGTGGAGCAGAGCTTGGCGTTGCAGGACGTCACTCACATGAAGCCAGCGCCGCCCGTAATCATGATGTTTTTAACATCGGAGCGAGGCTCAAATTTGGTTGTGCCAATGAGTACAGGGGCATGCTTCCATATGTCGCTTTGTTTGCTGTGGTTATTTGTCCCAACTAGAAATATCGGTTAGTCTACAGCTCGACCAGTCGCTTATATAGCTTTCCCCAGATGACGAGATGTCAAGTTGGGGTGGCTTACCACCGGCGTCACCGTTAGTTCGCGGTTGATCAGAGGAGGCCGTCATATTCATCGTAGGATATTTGAGTCTGCTCTATTTGAAGCAGCGTGCATCAGGGCATTGACTGTGACTTTGGTGGCAGAGTCTCTGCTGTTATGCAGACAAATCTGCCTGCGTCATGAACAGCCAGGATTTTAATTGTCGCAAACCACCCGCGGGAGATGGGTCATGGGTAGACAGGGGCCAGGGGATATGTAAAGGGCAATCCCTCGGCTCAGAAGCAATGAAGAGAGatctttgatgaagagatttgGTCTAGAATACGAATAAGTTATCCTGTGTAACACTGCTGAGGTTTTTCGTTAATAGTTGTCAGCAACTCAATCGAGTTAAAGGGGCAAATCACACAGAACACGAAGAGACGTTGAATTCTAGCGTGGTTTGTCCAATGCAGCACAGTTGAACTTGTAACGCCACCTCACCAATGGAGCCAAACCGCTGGTCAGGTATGTAGGATGTGGCGTTGGTTCCTGGAAAAGGACGTTGCGCCACAGCTCAAGTTCAAAAATGTTGTGATAATTGCCTACTACCTGTGGGAGGTAGATAGATGTATGCCGATCTTACTCAAGATCCCATGACTATATTAGATGCTCTCCAAGACTCCACTTGTCCTGTTTATGCTTTAATTCTCTGCTGTTCCTGTTCTCGGCCTCTGAAGCGAACGGTACGACGATTAACGTTCCATCACCGTTTTCGACGGTAGGGCGCCCACAGATGCTTGGATGTAAGCACTGAACTCAAAGTCAAGCTTCGATTTACGGGCTCCCTCAGTACGGAGAAGGTGCCTACTAATATCGCTCCACAACCTCAACGATTCCTATCCAGCTTTCGGGCAAGCATTATTAATTGTGTCTTTACCACGACTCGGCCACTGCTTCGGATAATCAACTAGGtgaatataaaaagtaacgTTACTTGCGTAGTCACGCTCTTAAAATAAATGACTGTATTGGCCTCTGACAGGGGCGCGCTGAAGTCCTCCAACTTGAGGTCTCTTATACATTGGAAAACAGAGAGGATTTGATCCCTCTTGAAGGGGACTTGCATCGCTGGGCTTTCCCCTCTACTACTCTTTAGGTCCGTTACTGATAACCATCATAAGCAGGGCGTGGCTTTCGACTCTCCGCTTAACCCTTGCTTCTGTAGCAATGGCCGGGAGAGATCTTCCGTTTTATAGGCATCGTTCCCAACGGAATGAGATATTCTTGTGTTCCCGCACCTGCCAGCATATCGAATGATTTCCCCTCATCAATAATCTCAAAGTGACTCGATGCACTGTAGCAGTGGAGCAACTATCATCGTCAAGACCTCGACCTGTCACAGTTATGATATCCTGAAAGGGGTTACGTCAAACAGGGGTCAAGGCTCCCACTCCGAGTCCCCGCCATTCGTGGACTTGAGGAATGGGCTCGATTGACAATGGATACTGACCAGCTAGTTCTCAGGCGCATTGTAGTCGAAGAGCATTGTCGGAAGACTAAAGCGCCTTCTTATATCCGTATAACCGTTTTGATACTCATGGCCAGGACTTTCTACCATCCACTGCCAAGGGACATGACTTCCGGCTTTCAACCCTGGTGTCACTTCATTTATGGTCTCAGCCAGAATGAATACCCATAATATTGTGTCGCTAAGGAACGTGAGTCTGGGTGAATTACCTTGAGAAGTAGACATGCTCAGCCAACAGCGAGAACATAACCTGGTGCATTCGATTACCTATCAACGGTAGCCATATCTATTGCCCATGTTCACGAACCTAGCAGCTTATAAGTCACATCCATGATCATAAATATGTATTCAAAGCCCACGAATACCCAAGGTTGGGAAGCGTTTATTGTTCGGATGATGGAAGGGAATAAACTCATACAGAAATCCTATCTTCAGCTCCTTGAGGCACTACGGGAGACCCAGCGGCTGTGTTGGCTATAGGATCGGCACATCTCAGAGAGGTTAGAGGTCAAGGCATGGGGGTTGGCCTTTGATCCAATATATGCTCTTTTGCCTCGTTAGTCACCTCAAGAATCATAGACGTGAGAAAGacttctcgatcttggagaATTATGGGCGGCATTCCGGAATTCAACAGGGTCTTGCGAGCGACTTCGTATATATTCTTCGTAATCTGCCTGTAGCTCGTCCATGGGTCTGCGTACAAGTTTCTTGATAAGGAGGAAGAACCTCCTGAGCCGGATACGGATTTAACACCCAGATAAACTTAACCCTGAATGGAAGATGATGTGATCCTCATCGAACTGGTCCCGCATCGCGGGCGGGGCTTCACATAAAATTCTCCTGGTGAAGGCAAAGAACACCCTGAACGCAGGTAGGGCTGGTCGACGGATGACATTTCTCTGTCTTTGTGAAACTGACTATGAAGATAAAAACGGAGAGAAATGCTGCTCGGAGTAAGACAAGCAAGTGATCATGAATATGATAGTACTCTgtgagttgttgatgaaggagaagactcATATctactacctaggtaaggtGCCTGAGATACGGAAACTACCATCCTGGGTATCTCAGAGGTCACTGTCGACCATCGTTCAACTCTGAGCAACTGTCTCCTTGATAGAAAATGTACTCGTCAAAGTGCCTACCTTGAATGTTACTTCTGCGAGATCACTTGTATTGTCCCTGGGTATTACCACCTTACCTTGGACACTTAGGCTACTGAGTTAGTACTAAGGCAGTACGCCCCTAGGCCTTCGACGAGTCCGGACATCATGAGCAGGGCACAGTGAAGTCACTTGATGCGAAGCAACACCTCATTGATCATGCCAATCAGCCGTGAGGTTCGCCTCTTCTCGAATTTTTGGGTTGAAGAATATGCTATACAATATTGGGTAAGAAAAAGGAATGACAGCGACCTGGAGCGTGATATGGAGATGTCTTCGTTATCTTTGTACTGCATTGTATTGCCGGTTCAAGTTCAAGAACGCCAAGCACCATGACTACCAACCCACTATTAGAGAAGCAATTATAGGTTGAACCTCTTGCGgtccttctccatcttggccttcCACTCCCACTGTGTCGCATCATCACCTTCActtccagctcttccaaTACCCTTGTCAACTCTCCTCAGCTTGAGGGTGAAGCGGGGACCGAGTTCCTGGAGACCAGCACGGATACCCTCCACGCCTTTAACCTCCTTTCCATCGGCACCGACGATGCTCTTTTCTGTCTGTCGCTTTTCTCGGAACACGTAACGATGTCGTCGCACAAAGATATAATCTCGCTGGTTGTGGAGCGTAGTGACTTGGCGACCTTGGAACTCAGGCTTAGGGGGAAACAAGGTCATAAACAGCTTGGCTGTCAACAGACCAAGTGGTGTCTTGAAATTGTTGAGAAGCAGTTCAGGGTAGTGATTTGTTGGGTTGCCGTGGCCTGGGAGCTTTTTGCCTTCGATCCAATTTGTGATGGAGAAATGAAAGGTCGGGCCGGAAGGAAGATGCACAACCGTGAGACCTGTAGGTTTCTTGGAGTCCTCCTTGAGGAGAATTATGGCTGTGTACTCTCGATTTGAGGCATACTTGCAGATCTCTCGGAGCGAATACTTATGGCCGTATCGATGGGCCGACCGAGGGACGTAAGAGCTGTTGGGGAAGAACTCGCAGAGAACATGGGCCTGTTCGTGGAGAGTAGAGTTGATAGAGGTTGTGACCAGAATCTTGGGCTCAGGAGCCGGTATGTCGGTGAAAAGAGACGGAAACTTTAGGGCCAGTGATGTTGGTGTCAAGTCAAGGTTTGTGCTTGTTGTGGATGGGGCAACACTGTTATCTCGCTGTGCACGGCGTTGACGGTTCTTTTCCATTGCAGCCTGTCGCTCTtcgtccatctcctcatccgaAGCCAGCATACTGTCaacgtcatcgtcctcgtccagctcttcctcagcGCGCATTGCAGCCTCATGAGCCGCCTGTTCTGCtgcttcagcctcttcaatGCGGCGGCGCTTCAACTTCTCGAGGTCCACCTGCACACCAAGACTGTCATCGTCTATATCATCCCATACTCGCTTCGAGTCGATCGTTGCAGGTTTGCGCTTGGCTAGACGGGCTGCCTTGAGCTCGGGGTCCTTTGCTTCTTCCCTACGGCGGCGGTGTCGTTCCTCATGTCTCTCCTTGTTCTGGTGCTTCTTGTACTGGACGAAGAGCTCCTTTCGTTTGAGCTTATTGGAAGACTTGAG is part of the Fusarium fujikuroi IMI 58289 draft genome, chromosome FFUJ_chr07 genome and encodes:
- a CDS encoding related to RNA processing factor 1 — encoded protein: MGFTKPPVQALKSSNKLKRKELFVQYKKHQNKERHEERHRRRREEAKDPELKAARLAKRKPATIDSKRVWDDIDDDSLGVQVDLEKLKRRRIEEAEAAEQAAHEAAMRAEEELDEDDDVDSMLASDEEMDEERQAAMEKNRQRRAQRDNSVAPSTTSTNLDLTPTSLALKFPSLFTDIPAPEPKILVTTSINSTLHEQAHVLCEFFPNSSYVPRSAHRYGHKYSLREICKYASNREYTAIILLKEDSKKPTGLTVVHLPSGPTFHFSITNWIEGKKLPGHGNPTNHYPELLLNNFKTPLGLLTAKLFMTLFPPKPEFQGRQVTTLHNQRDYIFVRRHRYVFREKRQTEKSIVGADGKEVKGVEGIRAGLQELGPRFTLKLRRVDKGIGRAGSEGDDATQWEWKAKMEKDRKRFNL
- a CDS encoding related to dTDP-glucose 4,6-dehydratase, which gives rise to MTASSDQPRTNGDAGVGTNNHSKQSDIWKHAPVLIGTTKFEPRSDVKNIMITGGAGFIACWVVRHLTLTYPHAYNIVSFDKLDYCAALNNTGVLSESSNFTFYHGDITNPAEVVDCMERYNIDTVLHFAAQSHVDLSFGNSYGFTHTNVYGTHVLLESAKKVGIGRFIHVSTDEVYGEVKEDDDDLLETSILAPTNPYAASKAAAEMLVQSYQKSFKLPAIIVRSNNVYGPHQYPEKIIPKFTCLLNRQRPLVLHGDGTPTRRYLYAGDAADAFDTILHKGQIGQIYNVGSHDEVSNLELCGMLLDRMRIPHDTPEQLRKWIKYTRDRPFNDRRYAVDGTKLKRLGWEQKVSIDEGLKITVDWFTQFGETWWGDISHVLTPFPTVSDGEMVPDDARSMRDEPLESQDIRQGKLPEQHKNDDMSGGCRSTQQNGEDTSGLHQNNGGGYQITA